The nucleotide window AAAGAAGATTCAAGTATTTCCTGGGATAAAATTGCTACTGGCATGGGTACACTTGTTTTTTTAATGGGTATGGCAAATTTACCTAAAATTGTACATAAATTAGTAACTAATGGAAGATCGGCTGATACTCCTGTAGCTTTAATCAGGTGGGGGACAAGGCCGGAGCAAGAAACTTTAGTCGGTACTTTATCTGATATAGTAGCAAAAGCTGAAAAAGTTGGCTTTAAAAATCCTGCAATTATTATTGTGGGTGAAGTAGTTACCTTAAGAGATAAACTGCAGTGGTTTGAGCAAAAACCTCTATTTGGCAAAAGAATTGTTGTTACTAGATCCCGAGAACAAGCTAGTGCTTTAACAAACTGTTTAGAACAACTAGGTGCGGAAGTCGTTGAATTCCCTACAATTGAAATTACTCCCCCTGCAGACTATTCTCTATTAGATCAAGAGCTAGAGAATATTGCAAGCTATAAATGGATTATATTTACTAGTGCCAATGGTGTTCGAGCATTCTTTAAACGTCTGCGGGATTTAAAAATGGACATCAGGAGTCTTTACGGCATCAACATTTGTGCTATTGGCCCCAAAACTTCTGAAGCTTTAGAAAACTATGGTTTATGTGTTGAATATGTACCTGAGGAATTTGTAGCGGAAGCAGTTATTGCTGGTTTACAAGATAAAATAACAGAAGGGGATAAAGTGTTATTACCGCGGGCTGACATTGCACGCAAAGTGCTGCCTGAAGCCTTGAAAAAGATAGGGGCAGAGATTACAGAAGTGGCTGTTTATAGAACTGTTAGATCTGAAAATAACTTACCAATGTTACTTGAGTTATTTGAGAATAATCAAATTGATATTATTACCTTTACAAGCTCATCTACAGTTAGAAATTTTATTGAAACCCTACCGCAAGGCCAAAAATTAGATTTATTAAATAAGCCGAAAATTGCCTGTATCGGTCCTATAACTGCGCAAACTGCCAAAGATTTTGGATTAGATGTCCATATTGTAGCATCTGAATATACAATCGAAGGTTTAGTACAGGCATTAGTTAAGTCTAAGTAAGGTAAAGCAAAATATTTTATTGGGGGTTATATTATGCCTGAATATCCTATTTATAGACCTAGAAGGTTACGTAAAACTGAAACATTACGCAACCTTGTACGGGAAACAGAGTTACAACTAAAAAATTTAATTTACCCAGTATTTGTTATTGGGGGGAAAAAAGTTAGGAATCCTATAAAATCTATGCCTGGCGTTAGCCAATTATCAGTCGATGAACTGTTAATAGAGGTTAGAGAAGTTGTAAGTTTAGGAATCCAGTCAGTTATTTTATTTGGTATTCCTGACGTGAAAGACCCTTTGGGCAAAGAAGCATATTCAGAGAATGGAATTGTGCAACAGGCAATTAGAGCATTAAAAAAAGAATTTCCCCACTTACTAGTTATTACTGATGTTTGCCTCTGCGAATTTACCGACCATGGCCATTGCGGTGTAGTTAAGAACGGGCAAGTAATTAATGACGAAAGCCTGGACCTTCTTGCTAAAACAGCTCTTTCCCATGTCCAAGCTGGGGCAGATATGGTTGCGCCATCAGATATGATGGACGGTAGAGTCAAAGCTATTCGACAACGTTTAGATGAGCACGGCTATAAGGATATTCCTATTATGGCCTATTCCGCAAAATATGCTTCAGCTTATTATGGCCCTTTCAGAGATGCTGCAGAATCTACTCCTCAATTTGGCGATCGTAAAAGTTATCAAATGGACCCTGCCAATCGGGAAGAAGCATTGCGGGAAGTTGAACTTGACATTCAAGAAGGTGCGGATATTATTATGGTCAAACCAGCTTTAGCCTATTTGGATATTATCAGGCTAGTTCATGATAATTTTAATTACCCTCTAGCTTGTTATAATGTAAGCGGAGAATATTCAATGATTAAAGCAACTGCACAACAAGGCTGGATTGATGAAAAAAAAGTTGTTCTAGAAACTTTACTTGGAATGCGTAGAGCAGGTGCAAGTATGATTATTACTTATTTTGCTAAGGATGTGGCACGCTGGCTTAAGGAAAAATAAAAGGGGGCAGGATAATGAAGTTAGTTAAATCTCAGGAATTATTTCAAAAAGCTCAGAAATTAATGCCTGGAGGAGTTAACAGCCCTGTACGAGCATTTAAATCTGTTGGATTAAATCCTCCTTTTATAAAAAAAGGTTTAGGATCTAAAATTTATGATGAGGATGGAAATGAATATATAGATTATGTTGGGTCTTGGGGGCCCTTAATTTTGGGTCATAGTCATCCCGAAGTTACTACCGCTCTACAGAAGTGCATTTCGAAAGTAGGAACGAGTTTTGGCGCTCCTACAGAACTAGAAGTTATAATGGCTGAGTTAATAACAAAACTTATGCCTTCCATAGAAATGGTTAGAATGGTTAACTCAGGAACTGAGGCAACAATGAGTGCTTTGCGCTTAGCGCGGGGATATACTGGTAGGGATAAAATTATTAAGTTCGAAGGCTGCTATCATGGACATGCAGACCATTTATTAATCAAGGCAGGTTCTGGTGCTTTAACCTTCGGTGTGCCAACTAGTCCAGGCATTCCAGCGAATATTGCAAATAACACAATTGTAGCACCCTATAATAATATTGGGGCATTAGAAGAAATTTTTGCTAAAGATGGGGAAAATATTGCAGGTGTTATTATTGAGCCTGTAGCAGGTAATATGGGCTGCGTTCCGCCTCAGCCTGGATTTTTACAAGACTTAAGGAATTTGACTACCAAATACGGTGCCTTATTGATTTTTGATGAAGTCATGACTGGTTTTAGAGTGAGCCTTGGTGGTGCTCAAGAACGGTATGGAATTACCCCTGATTTAACTTGCTTAGCTAAAATTATTGGTGGTGGCTTACCAGTAGGTGCTTTTGGCGGGAAGAGAGAAATTATGGAGCATATTTCCCCAGCTGGTCCCATCTATCAAGCTGGTACTCTATCTGGAAACCCTTTAGCTATGACAGCCGGTATTACTACGTTACGACTTTTGGCCCTCCCAGGAGTATATGAAGAATTGGAGGAGAAAGCAGCTAAGCTAGAAAAAGGGTTACGAGAAGCAGCAACTGAAGCAGATATAGAAGTAACATTTAACCGTGTAGGAGCAATGTCTACTACATTCTTCACTAACCATGCAGTAGTAGATTTTGACACAGCACTAACCTCTAACTTAACAGCTTTTACAGCGTACTTTAAATCAATGTTGGAGCAGGGCATTTATTTGGCTCCATCACAATTTGAGGCTGGATTTATTTCCTTAGCTCATAGTGATGAAGATATTGAGCGAACCGTTGAAGCTAGTGTAAAGGCCTTTAAATCTGCTTTAAATTCTCAATAATTATATGTATTAATCTTGCCAGGTAGGTAATACTACAATTATACACTCACTTCTTCATAGACCTCCTTTTAACCAACAAGTGTTAGCTTGTTGGTATTTTTTTAGTCTTGTCTTCATTGACATTAATAATTTATATGGTATAATTAATACTGCTTTAAGTAATGCGGCTGTGGCGGAATTGGCAGACGCGCTAGATTCAGGTTCTAGTGAGAGCAATCTCATGGGGGTTCAAGTCCCTTCAGCCGCACCATAATATCATATTTTAATAGGGATCTAATGTATAAAAATACATTAGATTTTTTTGTACTTGTATTGTATTACTTATAAGGATATAAGTGCAAAATAGAGAGCAAGGAGTGGATTAACATGGAATTTATTGACTTAAGAAGCGATACTGTAATAGAACCAACACAAGCAATGCGAGAAGCTATGTACAAAACCAAAGTAGGTGATTCTATTTATAATGATGACCCAACTATGAAGGAATTGGAAGAGTAGCAACTGCTTTGGTAGGTAAAGATGGGGCCTTATTTGTACCAAGTGGAACTTTTGGGAATCAATTAGCATTGTTTACCCATTGTACACGTTAGAAAACGCGCATTCCAATGGTAGGGTTATTCCCTTATAAAATTAATATCATAAAAATAAATAAAAAAAGAACCTACTCAGAGGTCCTCTTTTGGCTGGGGCGGCTGGATTCGAACCAACGGATGGCGGATCCAAAATCCGCTGCCTTACCACTTGGCGACGCCCCAAAAAAAATGGTGGAGAGAGCTGGATTCGAACCAGCGAAGGCGGTGCCAGCAGATTTACAGTCTGCCCCCTTTGGCCAACTCGGGAATCTCTCCATTTTGGTGGAGCCGACGATGGGATTTGAACCCGCAACCTGCTGATTACAAGTCAGCTGCTCTGCCGTTGAGCTACGTCGGCTTTAAGATAAAATATATATAATTAAAAAAGAAGAAAAATGGAGCCGACGATGGGATTTGAACCCGCAACCTGCTGATTACAAGTCAGCTGCTCTACCGTTGAGCTACGTCGGCTTTTAAATGGCGACCCCGATCGGATTTGAACCGACGATCTCCTGCGTGACAGGCAGGCGCTTTAAACCACTAAGCTACGGGGCCATTGATGGTGACCCGTAGGGGATTTGAACCCCTGTTACCGCCGTGAAAGGGCGGTGTCTTAGACCACTTGACCAACGGGCCTTTATTAATTTTGTGTGGTCGGGGCGGAGGGATTTGAACCCCCGACCCTCTGGTCCCAAACCAGATGCGCTACCAAACTGCGCTACGCCCCGCCGACGACAATGGTTATTATATCT belongs to Bacillota bacterium LX-D and includes:
- the cobA gene encoding uroporphyrinogen-III C-methyltransferase — protein: MANKGYVYLVGAGPGDPGLLTIKGQQCIQKADVVVYDRLVGKKLLGYVRSDAELIYVGKSPERHTLRQEEINELLLKKALEGKIVTRLKGGDPFVFGRGGEEAEILQENGVQFEIVPGITSAIAVPAYAGIPVTHRNCTSTIGIVTGNEDPTKEDSSISWDKIATGMGTLVFLMGMANLPKIVHKLVTNGRSADTPVALIRWGTRPEQETLVGTLSDIVAKAEKVGFKNPAIIIVGEVVTLRDKLQWFEQKPLFGKRIVVTRSREQASALTNCLEQLGAEVVEFPTIEITPPADYSLLDQELENIASYKWIIFTSANGVRAFFKRLRDLKMDIRSLYGINICAIGPKTSEALENYGLCVEYVPEEFVAEAVIAGLQDKITEGDKVLLPRADIARKVLPEALKKIGAEITEVAVYRTVRSENNLPMLLELFENNQIDIITFTSSSTVRNFIETLPQGQKLDLLNKPKIACIGPITAQTAKDFGLDVHIVASEYTIEGLVQALVKSK
- the hemB gene encoding porphobilinogen synthase, producing MPEYPIYRPRRLRKTETLRNLVRETELQLKNLIYPVFVIGGKKVRNPIKSMPGVSQLSVDELLIEVREVVSLGIQSVILFGIPDVKDPLGKEAYSENGIVQQAIRALKKEFPHLLVITDVCLCEFTDHGHCGVVKNGQVINDESLDLLAKTALSHVQAGADMVAPSDMMDGRVKAIRQRLDEHGYKDIPIMAYSAKYASAYYGPFRDAAESTPQFGDRKSYQMDPANREEALREVELDIQEGADIIMVKPALAYLDIIRLVHDNFNYPLACYNVSGEYSMIKATAQQGWIDEKKVVLETLLGMRRAGASMIITYFAKDVARWLKEK
- the hemL gene encoding glutamate-1-semialdehyde 2,1-aminomutase, whose product is MKLVKSQELFQKAQKLMPGGVNSPVRAFKSVGLNPPFIKKGLGSKIYDEDGNEYIDYVGSWGPLILGHSHPEVTTALQKCISKVGTSFGAPTELEVIMAELITKLMPSIEMVRMVNSGTEATMSALRLARGYTGRDKIIKFEGCYHGHADHLLIKAGSGALTFGVPTSPGIPANIANNTIVAPYNNIGALEEIFAKDGENIAGVIIEPVAGNMGCVPPQPGFLQDLRNLTTKYGALLIFDEVMTGFRVSLGGAQERYGITPDLTCLAKIIGGGLPVGAFGGKREIMEHISPAGPIYQAGTLSGNPLAMTAGITTLRLLALPGVYEELEEKAAKLEKGLREAATEADIEVTFNRVGAMSTTFFTNHAVVDFDTALTSNLTAFTAYFKSMLEQGIYLAPSQFEAGFISLAHSDEDIERTVEASVKAFKSALNSQ